One Natrinema longum genomic window carries:
- a CDS encoding rhodanese-like domain-containing protein, with amino-acid sequence MNRRTFLAVGGTAVIGGAAGCLGGDTGSDANGYGPEPESVPEERSIDTSVYQTQVFEGIEVPLAPIDDVYYWYQRQEARVADARGSDQYQNAHIAGAPLSSAPDGGSNDPVSDWSTDERIVTYCGCPHHLSGLRAASLIDNGYEEVYALDEGFGAWIDRGYPLEGSEVSEDRATYEIQGQSDPAYADEMVMLEQVDADRREAAPIAEDGSYTLQLHYAGSTDSRFRVEAPDYTTEGTLADLTSGTVTV; translated from the coding sequence ATGAACCGACGGACGTTCCTCGCTGTCGGAGGGACAGCAGTAATCGGTGGGGCGGCTGGTTGTCTCGGTGGCGATACCGGCAGTGATGCCAACGGCTACGGGCCCGAACCGGAGTCAGTCCCCGAAGAGCGGTCCATCGACACCAGCGTCTATCAGACACAGGTGTTCGAGGGTATCGAGGTCCCCCTTGCACCGATCGACGACGTGTACTATTGGTATCAGCGACAGGAAGCACGGGTAGCCGATGCACGTGGTAGTGACCAGTACCAGAACGCCCACATCGCTGGTGCCCCGCTGAGTTCTGCCCCGGACGGTGGATCGAACGATCCAGTTTCGGACTGGTCGACGGACGAGCGCATCGTTACCTACTGTGGCTGTCCACACCATCTCTCCGGACTTCGGGCCGCATCGCTGATCGATAACGGTTACGAGGAAGTGTACGCGCTCGACGAGGGGTTCGGAGCATGGATCGATCGTGGCTATCCGCTCGAGGGCTCGGAGGTCTCGGAAGATCGGGCGACCTACGAGATTCAGGGGCAGTCCGACCCAGCCTACGCCGACGAGATGGTCATGCTCGAGCAAGTCGACGCGGACCGACGCGAGGCGGCACCGATCGCCGAGGACGGCTCGTACACGCTCCAACTCCACTACGCGGGCTCGACCGACTCCCGGTTCAGAGTCGAAGCGCCCGACTACACGACCGAGGGGACGCTCGCGGACCTGACGAGCGGTACCGTCACAGTTTGA
- a CDS encoding glucose 1-dehydrogenase has protein sequence MRAIAVERGDSQPRLIEKPRPEPGPGEALVRTLRVGIDGTDFEVIDGNHGGFPADSDHQVLGHEAVGVVEASNDTDLEEGQLVVPTVRRPPNTANEYFRRGEPDMAPPDQCLERGIDGAHGYMADYFTSPAAFLVPVPAAFEATGILVEPMSNTEKALEHASASRSAFDWQRDAALVLGNGPLGLLTLARLQSEFDRTYCLGRRDRPDPTIDLIERVGATYVDSRETPVTDVPTAYEPMDLVYEATGYAKHAFDTIDALEQNGVGVLLGLPGDDAFDVEGGRLHRSLVQGNKALVGSVNSHVTHFEAACETLSALPDWFGDALVTDVFEPAAVDDAFSRSPDRIKTVIEFGSR, from the coding sequence ATGAGAGCGATCGCCGTCGAACGGGGCGACTCACAGCCGCGTCTCATAGAGAAACCCCGCCCCGAACCCGGCCCCGGCGAAGCGTTGGTTCGAACGCTCCGAGTGGGAATCGACGGAACCGATTTCGAGGTGATCGACGGGAATCACGGCGGCTTCCCCGCCGACAGCGATCACCAAGTCCTTGGCCACGAAGCCGTCGGTGTCGTCGAGGCGTCGAACGACACCGACCTCGAGGAAGGACAGCTCGTGGTTCCGACGGTTCGCCGCCCGCCGAACACCGCAAACGAGTACTTCCGGCGGGGAGAGCCCGATATGGCCCCGCCCGACCAGTGTCTCGAACGCGGGATCGACGGTGCGCACGGCTACATGGCCGACTACTTCACGAGTCCGGCGGCGTTTCTCGTCCCCGTTCCGGCCGCGTTCGAAGCGACGGGCATCCTCGTCGAACCGATGAGCAACACCGAAAAAGCGCTCGAGCACGCCTCCGCTTCGCGGTCGGCGTTCGACTGGCAGCGTGACGCAGCGCTCGTGCTCGGAAACGGGCCGCTGGGCCTGCTAACACTCGCCAGACTCCAGTCGGAGTTCGATCGGACGTACTGTCTCGGTCGCCGTGACCGGCCCGATCCGACGATCGACCTCATCGAACGGGTGGGCGCGACCTACGTCGACTCGCGTGAGACCCCTGTGACCGACGTTCCAACCGCCTACGAGCCGATGGACCTCGTCTACGAAGCGACCGGCTACGCGAAACACGCCTTCGATACGATCGACGCACTCGAGCAAAACGGCGTCGGGGTGTTGCTCGGACTCCCCGGAGACGATGCGTTCGACGTGGAGGGGGGGCGGCTCCATCGCTCGCTCGTTCAGGGCAACAAAGCACTCGTCGGCAGCGTCAACTCCCACGTCACGCACTTCGAGGCCGCCTGTGAAACGCTCTCTGCGCTCCCCGACTGGTTCGGTGACGCACTCGTCACGGACGTCTTCGAACCGGCCGCCGTCGACGATGCGTTTTCCCGCTCACCGGATCGGATCAAGACCGTCATCGAGTTCGGCTCGCGTTGA
- a CDS encoding Rid family detoxifying hydrolase — protein MNEIETEDAPASIGPFSQAVRDGDRVYVSGQGPVDPESGAIVGDDITEQTHATMENIETVLEAGSSSLENIVKSTVFVTDMDDYEEINAVYEQYVTEPYPARSAIEVSRLPIEIGVEIDVIARVDP, from the coding sequence ATGAACGAAATCGAAACGGAAGACGCACCTGCAAGTATCGGACCGTTCTCACAGGCAGTCCGCGACGGCGATCGAGTGTACGTTTCCGGACAGGGGCCGGTCGATCCCGAGTCGGGAGCGATCGTCGGCGACGACATCACCGAGCAGACCCACGCCACCATGGAGAACATCGAAACCGTTCTCGAGGCCGGCAGCAGTTCGCTCGAGAACATCGTCAAGTCGACGGTGTTCGTCACCGATATGGACGACTACGAGGAGATCAACGCGGTGTACGAACAGTACGTGACCGAGCCCTACCCCGCCCGGAGCGCCATCGAAGTATCGCGACTGCCGATCGAGATCGGCGTCGAAATCGACGTGATCGCACGGGTCGACCCATGA
- a CDS encoding aminotransferase class V-fold PLP-dependent enzyme codes for MSEKTVYDELGVPSVINASGTKTRIGGSRIRPEAVEAMGRAATEFVRLSDLQAKASERIATVTGSQAGYVTCGADAGLLLAAAATLAGDDPAAMDQLPDTDGIPDEIIMPRTHRTGYDHAFRGAGATIVDVGTNDRVLGTGSTAVEPWEIERAITEQTAAIGYVQKPYTEPALSTVTDIASAYDVPVIVDAAAELPPTENLSRFIEDGADLVVFSGGKAIRGPQTTGIVAGRRDLVESIALQHLDMHAAGEVWQPPAALVDIDRFDGVPRQGIGRPLKVGKEELVGLLVALESFLEDDHDAAHDRWRRDAERIVSALESVHGVDPTLDGGGDVSVAPAVAVHVDTAVAACSATELVRTLRAESPRVFVGADRLDEDVVTINPMCLEESELDHVIERVSSHLTTSQE; via the coding sequence ATGAGTGAGAAGACCGTGTACGACGAGCTAGGCGTCCCGAGTGTCATCAACGCCTCCGGAACGAAAACACGGATCGGCGGCAGCCGTATCCGACCGGAGGCCGTCGAAGCGATGGGACGGGCAGCCACCGAGTTCGTCAGACTCTCCGATTTACAGGCGAAAGCGAGCGAGCGCATCGCTACCGTGACGGGATCACAGGCCGGCTACGTGACGTGTGGTGCCGACGCCGGTCTGCTTCTCGCTGCGGCCGCGACACTGGCTGGCGACGATCCCGCCGCGATGGACCAGCTCCCGGACACCGACGGCATTCCCGACGAGATCATCATGCCACGGACGCACAGAACCGGCTACGATCACGCGTTCCGTGGGGCTGGGGCGACCATCGTCGACGTCGGGACGAACGATCGAGTCCTCGGTACCGGCTCGACCGCGGTCGAGCCGTGGGAGATCGAACGTGCGATCACCGAGCAGACGGCGGCGATCGGCTACGTCCAGAAACCGTACACCGAGCCCGCCCTGTCGACGGTTACCGACATCGCGTCGGCATACGACGTCCCGGTTATCGTCGACGCGGCCGCGGAACTCCCGCCGACGGAGAACCTCTCCCGGTTCATCGAGGACGGTGCGGACCTCGTCGTCTTCAGCGGTGGGAAGGCGATCCGCGGTCCGCAAACGACCGGGATCGTCGCCGGCCGCCGCGATCTCGTCGAATCGATCGCCCTTCAGCATCTCGATATGCACGCCGCCGGCGAGGTCTGGCAACCACCGGCAGCACTCGTCGACATCGATCGGTTCGACGGCGTCCCGCGACAGGGGATCGGACGGCCGCTGAAAGTCGGGAAGGAGGAACTCGTCGGTCTCCTCGTCGCCCTCGAGTCGTTCCTCGAGGACGACCACGACGCCGCTCACGATCGATGGCGGCGTGATGCGGAGCGAATCGTTTCCGCGCTCGAGTCCGTTCACGGGGTCGATCCGACACTCGATGGCGGTGGCGACGTCTCGGTCGCCCCAGCGGTCGCGGTTCACGTCGATACCGCTGTCGCGGCGTGTTCCGCGACGGAACTCGTTCGGACGCTTCGAGCGGAATCGCCTCGCGTCTTCGTCGGGGCGGACCGCCTGGACGAAGACGTCGTCACGATCAATCCCATGTGTCTCGAGGAGTCCGAACTGGACCACGTCATCGAGCGCGTCAGTTCACACCTGACGACGTCACAGGAATGA
- a CDS encoding IclR family transcriptional regulator yields the protein MQSDTAIGATVRSLTILEIVADSLEPIGVTAIAEQTGLSKGTVSKHLSTLHELGYVDRSDGHYLPSVRFLDYGIRAGSLSELHRAAAAPIDELAEMTNEVAGIAIEHDGRVVDVYLSTAHADPDFPAYNTRLLHCSAAGKAILAEQSEDELDTLLETPRTERTEYTITAESELRAELDRIRDRGVAFDRQEQFPRVNSVADGISTESVTGAVFVSGWADELSGKRFEENVPGILFSASNMLLSELSVTPGSRR from the coding sequence ATGCAGAGCGATACCGCGATCGGTGCCACCGTTCGGTCGCTGACGATCCTCGAAATCGTCGCCGATTCACTGGAACCGATCGGTGTGACGGCGATCGCCGAGCAAACGGGGCTGTCGAAGGGGACCGTTTCCAAGCATCTATCGACGCTGCACGAACTCGGGTACGTCGATCGATCCGACGGTCACTATCTGCCGTCCGTTCGGTTTCTCGACTACGGTATCCGAGCCGGATCGCTGTCCGAACTGCACCGCGCAGCGGCGGCTCCGATCGACGAACTCGCCGAGATGACGAACGAAGTGGCCGGGATAGCTATCGAGCACGACGGGCGAGTCGTCGACGTGTATCTCTCCACGGCACACGCCGACCCGGACTTTCCGGCGTACAATACGCGACTGCTCCACTGCAGTGCCGCGGGAAAGGCGATCCTCGCCGAGCAGTCCGAGGACGAACTCGACACGCTTCTCGAGACCCCCAGGACGGAACGAACCGAGTACACGATCACGGCCGAATCCGAACTCCGGGCCGAGCTGGATCGGATCCGCGACCGCGGGGTCGCGTTCGATCGACAGGAACAGTTTCCGCGTGTGAACAGCGTCGCCGACGGAATCTCGACCGAGTCGGTGACGGGTGCGGTCTTCGTCTCGGGGTGGGCTGACGAACTCTCCGGGAAGCGGTTCGAGGAAAACGTCCCCGGAATCCTGTTCAGCGCGAGTAACATGCTGCTCTCGGAGCTCTCCGTGACGCCCGGATCCCGTCGGTAG
- a CDS encoding PIG-L deacetylase family protein — MKLLAIVAHPDDADIFCGGTLAKHADRGDTVTIAHLTRGEYGGIETTTSEIASVREAEARQSGEILGADAVEFLGFEDGRIEYSLENRLSIVETIRTFSPDIVLTHYRDDMHPDHRVTSRLVTDAYYMASLPLVETPSDPCDPENVYYFGKPTAEFDPSVYVDISGYEDVKADAIRRHESQVEFLQSHGGIDAEFDNLVDGIAAENTVLGKQTGVDSAEGFVPFHETTRAYLE, encoded by the coding sequence ATGAAGCTATTAGCCATCGTTGCGCATCCGGACGACGCCGACATCTTCTGTGGCGGGACGCTCGCAAAACACGCCGATCGGGGCGACACGGTCACGATCGCCCATCTGACCCGCGGCGAGTATGGAGGGATCGAGACGACGACCAGCGAGATCGCGTCCGTCCGCGAGGCGGAGGCACGACAGTCCGGTGAGATACTCGGCGCGGACGCGGTCGAGTTTCTCGGATTCGAAGACGGACGCATCGAGTACTCCCTCGAGAACCGGCTCTCGATCGTCGAGACGATCCGGACGTTTTCGCCGGACATCGTCCTCACCCACTATCGAGACGACATGCACCCCGACCATCGGGTCACGTCGCGACTCGTCACCGACGCCTACTACATGGCGTCGTTGCCCCTCGTCGAGACGCCGTCAGATCCCTGCGATCCGGAGAACGTCTACTACTTCGGGAAGCCGACCGCCGAGTTCGATCCGTCGGTCTACGTCGACATCAGTGGCTACGAGGACGTCAAGGCGGACGCGATCAGACGACACGAGTCTCAGGTCGAGTTCCTCCAGTCACACGGCGGCATCGACGCGGAGTTCGACAACCTCGTAGACGGAATCGCCGCGGAAAACACCGTTCTCGGGAAGCAAACCGGCGTCGACAGCGCGGAGGGATTCGTCCCGTTCCACGAAACCACTCGAGCCTATCTCGAGTGA
- the dgoD gene encoding galactonate dehydratase has translation MKIVDYELFQVPPRWLFLKLETADGLIGWGEPIVEGRAATVRTAVDEVMDSYLLGKDPHRIEEHWQAMYRGCFYRGGPVLMSAIAGIDQALWDLKGRAFGAPVYELLGGKTRDKIRVYQWIGGDRTDEVGTEAEQLCDVGYTALKMDAANQMRHLEPPAVVDEVVSRVEHVRETVGPSIDVVVDFRGRISKSLAKRIAPKLEPFDIAFIEEPVLPENLEYLPTLASQTTVPLATGERLYSRWDFKPLFERGGVDVVQPDVSHAGGISEMVRIANMAEAHDVAVAPNCPLGPIALAASLQVSATVPNLLFQDHGFDIYPAPKSAADNYLDDASVFEFMDGYLDLLDEPGLGIGIDEEAVRERSQRNLNWHNQVWRQEDGSIAEW, from the coding sequence ATGAAAATCGTCGACTACGAACTGTTCCAAGTGCCGCCCCGATGGCTCTTCCTGAAACTCGAGACGGCGGACGGGCTGATCGGGTGGGGCGAACCGATCGTCGAAGGGCGGGCCGCGACCGTCCGGACTGCCGTCGACGAGGTCATGGACAGCTATCTCCTCGGGAAGGACCCACACCGGATCGAAGAGCACTGGCAAGCGATGTATCGGGGGTGTTTCTATCGTGGCGGCCCGGTGTTGATGAGCGCCATCGCGGGAATCGATCAGGCGCTGTGGGATCTCAAGGGCCGCGCGTTCGGTGCACCGGTGTACGAACTCCTCGGCGGAAAGACGCGGGACAAGATCCGCGTCTATCAGTGGATCGGTGGCGATCGAACCGACGAGGTCGGCACCGAAGCAGAGCAGTTGTGCGACGTCGGCTACACCGCGTTGAAGATGGACGCGGCCAACCAGATGCGGCACCTCGAGCCGCCGGCCGTAGTGGACGAGGTCGTGTCCCGCGTCGAACACGTACGCGAGACCGTCGGTCCGAGTATCGATGTCGTCGTCGACTTTCGAGGGCGGATCTCGAAGTCACTCGCGAAACGGATCGCACCGAAACTCGAGCCGTTCGATATCGCGTTTATCGAGGAGCCGGTTCTTCCCGAAAACCTCGAATATTTGCCCACGCTCGCGTCACAGACCACCGTTCCGCTGGCGACGGGCGAGCGGCTCTACTCGCGCTGGGATTTCAAGCCGCTGTTCGAACGCGGTGGCGTCGATGTCGTACAACCCGACGTCTCCCATGCGGGCGGAATCTCCGAAATGGTACGAATCGCGAACATGGCAGAAGCACACGACGTGGCAGTAGCTCCGAACTGTCCGCTCGGACCGATCGCGCTGGCGGCCTCGTTGCAAGTGAGTGCGACCGTTCCGAACCTGTTGTTCCAAGACCACGGGTTCGACATCTATCCTGCCCCGAAGAGCGCAGCCGATAACTATCTCGACGATGCCTCCGTCTTCGAGTTCATGGACGGCTATCTCGACCTCCTCGACGAACCCGGGCTTGGGATCGGGATCGACGAGGAGGCCGTTCGGGAGCGGTCCCAGCGGAATCTCAACTGGCACAATCAGGTGTGGCGCCAGGAGGACGGGAGTATCGCGGAGTGGTGA
- a CDS encoding extracellular solute-binding protein, producing MTDHTRRKLLQYAGTTTTLGLAGCLNGFTGSNGSGDAIRARYIGQEPQADWLEEQSDAFEEETGIEVEHEFLTWADVPDSQVTDIQSGTGPDVDHIASTFLPQQANADGWVDLSELDAPLPESDGFFDQVTDIMEYQGAVHGIPWFWGPRGYLEYDPLVEQAGIDGQPDDWDDLVEQGQAFRAEFPDRHLYAMMGVSWELPRAFITFLWQNGGQVADEETNEILFDSTEGVEALNFWKDLIVEDDVMPTQIAEWGVDEFDGALINEDVGAIMQDLSPVDQFVEQGMADRSDFTIGQLPAGPTGDRSTFFGMEGLGIRPWSDKQEEAAEWISWLAQPETNAAFADRIGLLPTVEAAFDRSEFDDELSRTLHDDVLPHARHYPMIPGLSEVEGELAGTIGQWLEEVVTGEWEDGRSAELLDEAAGVAQQLVDQAQEG from the coding sequence ATGACAGACCATACCCGACGCAAGCTACTGCAGTATGCCGGCACAACGACGACGCTCGGTCTCGCCGGGTGCCTGAACGGATTCACCGGTTCGAACGGTTCCGGAGATGCGATCCGAGCGCGCTACATCGGGCAGGAACCGCAGGCCGACTGGCTCGAGGAACAGTCAGACGCCTTCGAGGAGGAGACCGGTATCGAAGTCGAACACGAGTTTCTGACGTGGGCGGACGTGCCGGACTCACAGGTGACCGATATCCAGTCCGGTACTGGGCCGGACGTCGACCACATCGCGTCGACGTTCCTCCCACAACAGGCGAACGCCGACGGCTGGGTCGACCTGTCGGAACTGGATGCACCGTTGCCCGAATCGGACGGCTTTTTCGACCAAGTGACCGACATCATGGAGTACCAGGGAGCCGTCCACGGCATCCCGTGGTTCTGGGGACCGCGTGGCTATCTCGAGTACGATCCGCTCGTCGAGCAAGCGGGAATCGACGGCCAACCAGACGACTGGGACGACCTCGTCGAGCAGGGGCAGGCGTTCCGAGCGGAGTTCCCCGACAGACACCTCTACGCGATGATGGGCGTGAGTTGGGAGCTACCGCGTGCGTTCATCACGTTCCTCTGGCAAAACGGCGGGCAAGTGGCCGACGAGGAGACGAACGAGATCCTATTCGATTCGACGGAAGGCGTCGAGGCGCTGAACTTCTGGAAGGACCTCATCGTCGAAGACGACGTCATGCCGACACAGATCGCCGAGTGGGGGGTCGACGAGTTCGACGGGGCGTTGATCAACGAGGACGTCGGGGCAATCATGCAAGACCTGAGTCCCGTCGATCAGTTCGTCGAGCAAGGGATGGCGGACCGGAGCGACTTCACGATCGGCCAACTCCCGGCCGGGCCGACCGGCGACCGGTCGACGTTCTTCGGCATGGAAGGGCTCGGCATTCGGCCGTGGTCGGACAAGCAGGAGGAAGCCGCCGAGTGGATCTCGTGGCTCGCCCAGCCGGAGACGAACGCGGCGTTTGCCGATCGGATCGGTCTGCTGCCGACCGTCGAAGCGGCGTTCGACCGCTCCGAATTCGACGACGAACTCAGCCGGACGCTCCACGACGACGTGCTCCCCCATGCGCGGCACTATCCGATGATTCCGGGGCTGAGCGAAGTCGAGGGCGAACTCGCCGGAACGATCGGCCAGTGGCTCGAGGAAGTCGTCACGGGCGAGTGGGAAGACGGACGGTCCGCGGAACTCCTCGACGAGGCCGCCGGTGTCGCACAGCAACTCGTCGATCAGGCACAAGAGGGTTGA
- a CDS encoding carbohydrate ABC transporter permease — translation MVRASLRLRERVTSGDLGRYLPLYSRLDEKYRYAYKLLFPALAMMFVVHFVPVVWGVTISFMGVDANYIGDWTSAPFVGLEHYAFVMDPATTIGSRYWYSISRTALWSFGVLVGTYVLGLTAALILNQGFRGSFVVRTLLLLPWIAPAIVTLNVWRMMFLSDSGIINHALMSVGIIDEPVFWLLGDQALWSMTIAHVWIQFPWVMIMLYAGLQSIPQQLYEAASIDGAGRWGKFRYVTLPQLKPVSGVVILLMLLWTMINFTTPYVMFGGSPPSSVEVTMVYIYNFSFRAFAFGRGAAMSVGLFVVSMVIATIYYRRFIRSDLEADTQ, via the coding sequence ATGGTACGCGCTTCCTTGCGGTTACGCGAGCGAGTGACCAGCGGTGATCTCGGGCGGTATCTCCCGTTGTACAGTCGACTCGACGAGAAGTACCGATACGCGTACAAGCTCCTGTTTCCCGCACTGGCGATGATGTTCGTCGTGCACTTCGTCCCCGTCGTGTGGGGGGTGACGATCAGTTTCATGGGCGTGGACGCGAACTACATCGGTGACTGGACGAGCGCGCCGTTCGTCGGCCTCGAACACTACGCCTTCGTGATGGATCCGGCGACGACCATCGGGAGCCGATACTGGTACTCGATATCGCGGACCGCCCTCTGGTCGTTCGGCGTCCTCGTCGGGACCTACGTGTTGGGGCTGACGGCAGCGTTGATCCTCAATCAGGGGTTCAGAGGATCGTTCGTCGTTCGAACGCTGTTGTTGCTTCCGTGGATCGCCCCGGCGATCGTGACGTTGAACGTCTGGCGCATGATGTTCCTCTCCGATTCCGGCATCATCAACCACGCGCTCATGTCCGTCGGGATCATCGACGAGCCGGTGTTCTGGTTGCTCGGCGATCAAGCGCTGTGGTCGATGACTATCGCACACGTCTGGATCCAGTTCCCCTGGGTGATGATCATGCTCTATGCCGGCCTCCAGTCGATCCCCCAACAGCTCTACGAGGCCGCGTCCATCGACGGGGCCGGCCGCTGGGGCAAGTTCCGATACGTCACGCTGCCACAACTCAAACCCGTCTCCGGGGTGGTGATACTCCTCATGTTGCTGTGGACGATGATCAACTTCACGACGCCGTACGTGATGTTCGGCGGGAGTCCGCCCTCGTCGGTCGAGGTGACGATGGTGTACATCTATAACTTCTCGTTCAGAGCCTTCGCGTTCGGTCGCGGGGCCGCGATGAGCGTCGGACTGTTCGTCGTTTCGATGGTGATCGCGACGATCTACTACCGCCGCTTCATCCGGAGCGATTTGGAGGCGGATACCCAATGA
- a CDS encoding carbohydrate ABC transporter permease: MIPDEWRPSEETTDRLFGLASKGVLLTIAIWALFPIYWMVFNSFRTRFEIVGGDPSFTETSLHYQNYIDMWSRVDLLGYFVNSLVIASTTTVIALFIACLGGYAFSRYRFPGRQYVGASLIGTQLIPGILILLPMFMLFRTIHDTVGIQLIHTYQGIIFVYTTFSVPFAIWMLRGFFDTIPPSLEEAARVDGCTRFQALFRVVLPLAAPGIAATGMFVFLVAFNEVLFASVMARGDVTPLSIGIQQFMERDQNHWGEMMAASTVATLPILLIFVAFQKPIVKGLTEGGVKQ, translated from the coding sequence ATGATTCCCGACGAGTGGAGGCCGTCCGAGGAGACCACGGACCGACTGTTCGGACTCGCGTCCAAGGGAGTCCTGCTGACGATCGCGATCTGGGCCCTGTTCCCCATTTACTGGATGGTGTTCAACAGCTTCCGAACCCGATTCGAGATCGTCGGCGGCGATCCGAGCTTCACCGAGACGTCGCTTCACTACCAGAACTACATCGACATGTGGTCTCGCGTCGATCTGTTGGGGTACTTCGTGAACAGTCTCGTCATCGCGAGCACGACGACGGTTATCGCGCTCTTCATCGCCTGTCTCGGCGGGTACGCGTTCTCCCGGTACCGGTTCCCGGGCCGACAGTACGTCGGTGCATCGCTCATCGGGACCCAGCTGATCCCCGGAATCTTGATTCTGTTGCCGATGTTCATGCTGTTCCGGACGATTCACGATACCGTCGGGATCCAGCTCATTCACACCTATCAGGGGATCATCTTCGTCTACACCACGTTCTCCGTTCCGTTCGCGATCTGGATGCTTCGTGGGTTTTTCGACACGATCCCCCCATCGCTCGAGGAAGCCGCTCGCGTCGACGGCTGTACCCGGTTCCAGGCCCTGTTTCGAGTGGTCTTGCCGCTTGCAGCGCCGGGAATCGCCGCGACGGGGATGTTCGTGTTCCTGGTCGCGTTCAACGAGGTGCTGTTCGCGTCGGTCATGGCACGAGGCGACGTGACTCCGCTTTCGATCGGCATCCAGCAGTTCATGGAACGGGACCAGAACCACTGGGGCGAGATGATGGCCGCGTCGACGGTCGCGACGCTCCCGATCCTCCTCATCTTCGTGGCGTTCCAGAAGCCGATCGTCAAGGGACTGACCGAGGGCGGCGTGAAACAGTAG